A region of Deltaproteobacteria bacterium DNA encodes the following proteins:
- the rsxA gene encoding electron transport complex subunit RsxA translates to MTEYILLIVSAIFVNNILLARYLGNCPFLGVSKSMDTAIGMGMAVIFVITLSGVMTWMVQKYMLDPFGLGYLSTIAFILVIAALVQLVEMFLQKSVPGLYRALGIFLPLITTNCAVLGVAIINIQEEYDLLTTLVFSFASAVGYSLALVLFAGIRERFAVMKMPKPFDGTPLGLITAGLLSMAFLGFSGLLK, encoded by the coding sequence ATGACCGAATACATTTTGCTCATTGTAAGCGCCATATTCGTAAACAACATCCTGTTGGCTCGATACTTGGGGAACTGCCCGTTCCTGGGAGTATCGAAGAGCATGGACACCGCCATCGGCATGGGCATGGCGGTCATATTCGTCATTACCTTGTCGGGCGTAATGACCTGGATGGTCCAGAAATACATGCTGGATCCCTTCGGGCTGGGCTACTTGAGCACCATTGCTTTCATCCTCGTTATCGCCGCTCTGGTGCAGCTTGTTGAAATGTTCCTGCAGAAATCCGTACCCGGCCTGTATCGCGCCTTGGGTATTTTCCTCCCATTGATCACGACCAACTGCGCCGTGCTGGGTGTCGCGATCATTAACATCCAAGAAGAGTACGACCTTCTCACAACCTTGGTGTTTTCGTTTGCCTCCGCCGTAGGATACAGTCTGGCGCTGGTCCTGTTTGCCGGTATCCGGGAACGATTTGCGGTGATGAAGATGCCCAAGCCGTTTGACGGAACGCCGCTGGGGTTGATAACGGCGGGGCTGCTGTCCATGGCCTTTCTCGGGTTTTCGGGTCTTCTGAAATAG
- a CDS encoding RnfABCDGE type electron transport complex subunit B, translated as MIEAALAIGGLGLFAGLGLSIASKVFAVYVDPKVMEVEGALPGANCGGCGFPGCSAAAVAIVAKKAPANCCVGGGPSVQVAVSAIMGVAMEEKEPELAHVKCTGTVEKSDRKMIYSGVHDCAAAVMVAGGDRICNIGCVGFGTCAANCPFDAIHIGESGIPVVNHLKCTGCGTCVRNCPKNVLELVSDSARVLQFNSSQECQAPCAQTCPAQIDIPRYISLIADGQYEQAVKVVKERNPFPLSIGRVCPHPCESVCRRLKVDEAVNINHLKRFCADYELRSGKRIDVPIAPNSGKKVAVIGGGPGGLSAAYYITRLGHKVALFEAMPKLGGMLRYGIPEYRLPKKILDWEIEGITGLGVDVHLNTSFGEGVTIEGFMKDGYDAVFLSTGAWDSRRLGLDNEGEIQGVLSGTEFLVKRGLEEPINIGKKVAVIGGGNTAIDAARTSWRLGAKEVTIVYRRSRNEMPANEIEIVEAEHEGVKFQFLAAPTRLISEGGRLKALEFVRMELGEPDASGRRRPVAVEGSETVLEVDNVISAIGQFPDLTFLNQGKYESEVVITKWNTIDANEDTMQTSVQNVFAGGDAVSGAATVVMAIGAGRKAARSIHLHLSGKEVAAPRYLRKELFDGANELDLQSRVDKSPRVHMPELTVDQRRLNFDEVELGLSEADAVREAQRCLQCGLYCFRKTLAEIQPEHKG; from the coding sequence ATGATTGAAGCGGCTCTGGCTATAGGCGGACTGGGGTTGTTTGCCGGATTGGGCCTTAGCATTGCCTCTAAGGTGTTTGCCGTATACGTGGACCCCAAAGTGATGGAAGTCGAAGGAGCTCTTCCCGGTGCAAATTGCGGCGGATGCGGATTTCCGGGCTGCAGCGCCGCAGCTGTCGCCATCGTGGCCAAGAAAGCTCCGGCGAACTGCTGCGTAGGCGGAGGGCCGTCGGTTCAGGTTGCCGTATCCGCCATCATGGGTGTGGCCATGGAAGAAAAGGAACCGGAGTTGGCCCACGTGAAGTGTACGGGAACCGTAGAGAAATCCGACCGAAAAATGATCTATTCCGGCGTGCACGACTGCGCCGCCGCCGTGATGGTCGCCGGAGGCGATCGCATCTGTAACATCGGATGCGTCGGGTTCGGCACGTGTGCGGCAAACTGTCCTTTCGACGCCATACACATCGGTGAGAGCGGCATACCCGTCGTGAATCACCTTAAGTGCACCGGATGTGGGACCTGCGTCCGAAATTGTCCCAAGAATGTTTTGGAGCTGGTGTCTGATTCCGCCAGGGTGCTCCAATTCAATTCGAGTCAGGAGTGTCAGGCGCCCTGCGCGCAAACATGTCCTGCCCAGATCGATATACCACGATACATCTCCCTGATCGCCGACGGACAATATGAGCAAGCGGTGAAGGTGGTAAAGGAACGAAATCCCTTCCCGCTGAGTATTGGGCGCGTATGCCCCCATCCCTGCGAGTCGGTGTGCCGTCGTCTGAAGGTGGATGAAGCGGTCAATATCAACCATCTCAAACGGTTCTGCGCCGATTATGAATTAAGAAGTGGAAAACGGATCGATGTGCCCATAGCCCCTAATTCGGGCAAGAAAGTGGCGGTGATTGGAGGAGGCCCGGGCGGTTTGTCCGCAGCTTACTACATCACGCGTCTCGGCCACAAGGTGGCTCTGTTTGAAGCCATGCCAAAATTGGGAGGCATGCTCCGATACGGTATTCCGGAATATCGCTTACCCAAAAAAATCCTGGATTGGGAAATTGAAGGCATCACGGGCCTGGGCGTAGACGTGCACCTGAATACGTCCTTCGGAGAAGGCGTTACCATTGAAGGGTTCATGAAGGACGGCTACGACGCGGTGTTCCTGTCCACGGGAGCATGGGACAGCAGACGGCTGGGGCTGGACAATGAGGGTGAAATCCAGGGAGTGCTTTCCGGTACCGAGTTTCTCGTCAAACGAGGTCTTGAAGAACCGATCAACATAGGGAAGAAAGTGGCGGTCATCGGTGGCGGCAACACGGCCATAGATGCGGCCCGTACGAGTTGGCGACTTGGGGCCAAGGAAGTAACCATCGTGTACCGGCGCTCTCGAAATGAAATGCCCGCCAACGAGATCGAGATCGTCGAAGCGGAGCACGAAGGTGTCAAGTTCCAGTTTCTGGCCGCTCCCACCCGTCTGATCTCGGAAGGCGGAAGGCTGAAGGCCCTTGAATTTGTGAGGATGGAACTGGGGGAACCGGACGCCAGCGGGCGCAGAAGACCCGTTGCGGTGGAAGGCTCGGAAACCGTACTCGAGGTCGACAATGTGATCAGCGCCATCGGTCAGTTTCCGGACCTCACCTTCCTCAACCAGGGGAAGTATGAGTCGGAGGTTGTGATCACCAAATGGAACACGATTGACGCCAATGAAGACACAATGCAGACGAGCGTTCAGAATGTCTTTGCCGGCGGAGACGCCGTCAGCGGCGCCGCGACGGTAGTGATGGCCATTGGAGCCGGACGCAAGGCGGCTCGATCCATTCACCTTCACCTGAGCGGAAAGGAAGTGGCGGCCCCGAGGTACTTGCGCAAGGAACTCTTCGATGGTGCGAACGAGTTGGATCTGCAAAGTAGAGTGGACAAATCGCCCAGGGTTCACATGCCGGAATTGACGGTCGACCAACGCCGCCTGAATTTCGATGAAGTCGAGCTGGGGCTTTCGGAGGCCGACGCGGTCCGCGAGGCACAGCGATGTCTGCAGTGCGGTCTTTACTGTTTCCGGAAGACACTAGCCGAGATTCAGCCGGAACACAAAGGGTAA
- a CDS encoding FAD:protein FMN transferase has translation MLDRRAFLRLSGVGGMALATGAAASSLSSVKFNHEWRQVSKTRLQMGTFVNIAVFHESGSLGEEAVEAGFDLISQKESILSRFSDQSPVCALNREASLKDVAPEVSRALNLSVLFHRETDGAFDITVKPLLDLMRECFERSQKPPSREAVRRCLKSVGLGYMEMSPSGVFFRREGMGITLDGIAKGLIVDWTAEELTRRGIEHFLINAGGDIRVAGGKGDGAPWKIAIRDPKSSDSYAAIIRLRDGALATSGNYEVYFDREKLYHHIVNPWNGVSPRFYSSVSALAPRAVEADALSTAVFVMEPADGIAFMERRYGVEGFVITEDDRKLHTSGWKKYQT, from the coding sequence ATGTTGGATCGTCGCGCATTTCTGAGATTGTCGGGCGTCGGTGGCATGGCCTTGGCGACCGGAGCCGCGGCCAGCTCGTTGTCTAGTGTAAAGTTTAATCACGAATGGCGCCAGGTGTCGAAGACCCGGCTTCAAATGGGGACCTTTGTCAATATAGCCGTGTTCCACGAGTCGGGTTCGTTGGGCGAAGAGGCCGTAGAAGCCGGTTTCGATCTAATAAGTCAGAAGGAATCGATACTAAGTCGCTTTTCCGATCAGAGTCCCGTTTGTGCGCTAAACAGGGAGGCAAGTCTCAAAGATGTGGCCCCTGAAGTATCCCGCGCGCTGAATCTCTCGGTTTTGTTCCACCGTGAAACCGACGGCGCCTTCGACATCACGGTCAAACCATTGCTCGACTTGATGCGCGAGTGTTTCGAGCGGAGCCAGAAGCCCCCTTCAAGGGAGGCTGTCAGGCGCTGCCTCAAGTCCGTAGGCCTGGGGTATATGGAGATGTCGCCTTCGGGCGTATTTTTCCGAAGAGAAGGCATGGGTATTACTCTGGACGGAATCGCCAAGGGTCTGATTGTGGATTGGACGGCTGAAGAACTCACCCGGCGAGGAATAGAGCATTTTCTGATCAACGCAGGCGGGGATATTCGCGTGGCCGGCGGCAAGGGTGATGGAGCGCCGTGGAAAATCGCCATACGGGATCCCAAGAGTTCGGATTCGTATGCGGCCATAATCCGACTTCGGGATGGCGCCCTTGCCACCTCGGGGAATTACGAGGTCTATTTCGATCGTGAAAAGCTTTACCACCATATCGTGAATCCCTGGAACGGAGTCTCTCCACGATTTTACTCCAGTGTTTCCGCGCTGGCGCCAAGAGCCGTGGAGGCGGACGCGCTGTCCACCGCTGTCTTCGTCATGGAACCGGCCGACGGGATCGCGTTCATGGAGCGGAGGTATGGGGTGGAAGGGTTTGTGATTACGGAAGACGACCGAAAACTGCATACGTCCGGTTGGAAGAAGTACCAAACATAG
- a CDS encoding universal stress protein, with product MLWNRVLLLYDNSPTSLKAVEYVGKMFGKVQGVSVTLIGVSEHIPGHDLEGDAPGMDKLRASFHSMEIKQEKMKAQIGGAVDLLAKAGIQCERIDMKFQETRHLAKEIIREVQEGGFGTLVMPYRATTNIFSVLSGDLSSSVIKGLKGCTVCIVS from the coding sequence ATGCTTTGGAATCGCGTTTTATTGCTTTATGACAATTCCCCGACGTCCCTCAAAGCTGTGGAATATGTGGGAAAGATGTTCGGGAAAGTCCAGGGTGTCTCGGTAACACTGATCGGAGTCTCCGAGCACATTCCGGGCCATGACCTCGAGGGAGATGCCCCCGGCATGGACAAACTCAGAGCCAGTTTCCACTCCATGGAGATCAAGCAGGAAAAAATGAAAGCCCAAATAGGCGGTGCGGTGGACCTTTTGGCCAAGGCCGGAATCCAGTGCGAGCGGATCGACATGAAGTTCCAGGAGACGCGCCATCTTGCCAAGGAGATCATCCGCGAAGTCCAGGAGGGCGGTTTCGGCACCCTGGTGATGCCCTATCGCGCTACCACGAACATTTTTAGTGTCTTGTCCGGAGACCTCAGCAGTTCAGTGATCAAAGGTTTGAAAGGATGTACCGTCTGCATAGTAAGTTGA
- a CDS encoding SoxR reducing system RseC family protein encodes MLHEEGIVRSVHGDNAVVSTHRGTACESCGAHGACNAMGGGREMVVEALNEAQASVGDRVEISIEETSVLKASVFVYLIPVVMLLIGAAIGKILGARLEKDTDIAAFLFGIVAFAVSLVIVRQGGRKLGRQSKYVPIITRILAKEQASNTATG; translated from the coding sequence ATGCTGCACGAAGAAGGCATTGTCAGGAGTGTGCATGGAGACAACGCCGTGGTGTCGACCCATAGGGGAACGGCCTGTGAATCCTGCGGTGCGCACGGAGCGTGCAATGCCATGGGCGGCGGGCGTGAAATGGTTGTTGAAGCTCTGAATGAGGCCCAGGCGTCGGTTGGCGATCGCGTCGAGATTTCCATCGAAGAAACGTCTGTTCTGAAAGCCTCGGTATTTGTCTACTTGATTCCCGTGGTGATGCTGTTGATTGGAGCGGCTATCGGCAAAATCCTGGGGGCGCGCTTGGAGAAGGATACCGACATTGCAGCGTTCCTGTTCGGGATCGTCGCTTTCGCCGTATCCCTGGTCATCGTACGTCAAGGCGGCAGAAAGCTCGGCCGGCAGTCGAAGTATGTCCCCATTATTACGAGGATATTGGCCAAAGAGCAGGCATCGAACACAGCAACCGGTTGA
- a CDS encoding flavin reductase: MYDNVLKALVSGVYVITVEDQGRINGMTAIWISQVSLDPPLIGVGISPMRLTHGMILSSKKFTVNVLTEGQEQLARDFGFKTGHSENKFEGINYSLSSNGCPVLPDIHSYFNCKLVRTHNVGDHSLLIAEVDDAIIINENKSKLIFDPEDFF; the protein is encoded by the coding sequence ATGTACGATAATGTGCTGAAAGCTTTGGTTAGCGGAGTTTACGTGATCACTGTTGAGGATCAGGGCCGTATCAACGGAATGACGGCGATCTGGATCTCCCAGGTTTCTTTGGATCCGCCGCTCATCGGCGTTGGGATATCTCCCATGCGTTTGACTCACGGCATGATTCTGAGCAGCAAGAAGTTCACGGTAAATGTTCTGACCGAGGGCCAGGAACAGTTGGCTCGGGACTTCGGTTTCAAAACAGGGCACTCGGAAAACAAGTTCGAGGGAATCAACTACTCCCTCTCCTCCAATGGGTGTCCCGTTCTTCCAGATATCCATTCGTACTTCAACTGCAAACTCGTTAGGACCCACAACGTGGGTGATCACAGCCTATTGATCGCTGAAGTCGATGACGCTATCATTATAAATGAAAACAAATCCAAACTCATCTTCGACCCGGAAGACTTCTTTTAG
- the tsaA gene encoding tRNA (N6-threonylcarbamoyladenosine(37)-N6)-methyltransferase TrmO, whose product MQLIPVGKVRSHWSRIGEAPKQGRETDVPSALEVFETFEAALEGLANMQTLVVLTWFDRADREILRVHPRGDRSEPLRGVFSTRSPHRPNPIGLHVVDVLRISGNRIEVRGMDALDGTPILDIKPWLKNLDAPEAKASASPPDR is encoded by the coding sequence ATGCAACTGATTCCGGTAGGAAAAGTGAGATCTCACTGGAGCCGAATCGGAGAGGCCCCGAAGCAGGGAAGGGAAACGGATGTGCCTTCCGCTCTCGAGGTTTTTGAAACCTTTGAAGCGGCGCTGGAGGGTCTTGCAAATATGCAAACCCTGGTGGTGCTCACATGGTTTGACAGGGCGGATCGCGAGATACTCAGGGTCCATCCCAGAGGCGATCGGTCGGAGCCCCTCAGGGGCGTGTTCTCGACAAGGAGTCCCCATCGGCCGAACCCCATAGGGCTCCATGTGGTTGACGTACTTCGGATTTCGGGGAATCGCATCGAGGTGCGAGGCATGGACGCCCTGGACGGCACCCCGATTCTGGACATCAAGCCATGGCTGAAGAACCTGGATGCGCCCGAAGCCAAAGCCTCCGCGTCCCCACCGGACCGATAG
- a CDS encoding cupin domain-containing protein, whose amino-acid sequence MAFYVIDELDRKKLGDGVHIQVMPGDREMMVFYSIDAGGVIPMHSHPHEQMGMVIEGTIELDIAGERRSVSPGHAYHVRSNILHGGKAGDKPARVVEVFSPPREDFL is encoded by the coding sequence ATGGCCTTTTACGTTATTGACGAATTGGACCGCAAGAAATTAGGGGACGGGGTACACATCCAGGTCATGCCCGGAGATCGGGAGATGATGGTGTTCTACAGCATCGACGCCGGAGGAGTGATTCCCATGCATTCGCATCCCCACGAGCAGATGGGCATGGTGATCGAGGGGACCATCGAACTGGACATTGCCGGCGAGCGACGTTCGGTAAGTCCCGGTCACGCATATCACGTGCGTTCCAACATACTTCACGGGGGCAAGGCCGGCGACAAACCCGCGCGTGTGGTGGAAGTGTTTTCACCTCCAAGGGAGGATTTTCTATAG
- a CDS encoding 2-oxo acid dehydrogenase subunit E2 codes for MAVPIHVPKLGMTMKEGLIVEWRAKEGDWIEKKGIVLVIETEKITYEVEAPGAGFLHILLGRGNKADVGTVIGLLAGTEEELKQVQVEQPSGAVAEAAEPPKTAAAKAPPKARAPEQKPSSPSSPAARRLAAELGVDLSLVEGTGPGGRVREGDVRKAHEEGPPAPKITALAMEMAMQEGLDIASIRGTGEGGKITRGDVERSMAAETKEEPPPPATSIPFTGMRKAIAVNMRSSLQSTAQLTTFVEVDVTEMVRFRDRVREEYKRDDSVRVSYNDIIILAVSRALKRFPIMNSTLSGDEILVHDAVNMGVAVALPVGLIVPVLRNADRKGLLEIARDARELARKAREGRLCVDEVTGGTFTVTNVSMFEVDGVTPILKPPETGILGVGRVKEKPAVYNGQITIRSMMFLSLTIDHQVVDGAPAAEFLQTVSRYLEQPYLIMS; via the coding sequence ATGGCGGTTCCCATCCACGTCCCCAAACTTGGGATGACCATGAAGGAAGGCCTGATAGTCGAATGGAGGGCCAAAGAGGGCGACTGGATTGAAAAGAAAGGCATCGTGCTGGTCATAGAAACGGAAAAGATCACCTACGAAGTGGAGGCGCCGGGCGCGGGTTTCCTTCATATACTTCTGGGCAGGGGAAATAAAGCGGATGTAGGAACGGTGATCGGACTGCTGGCCGGGACGGAAGAGGAATTGAAACAGGTCCAGGTCGAGCAGCCCTCCGGCGCGGTTGCTGAGGCGGCTGAACCCCCCAAAACCGCTGCTGCGAAGGCGCCTCCAAAAGCCCGGGCTCCGGAGCAAAAACCCTCTTCGCCATCGTCCCCGGCCGCGAGACGATTGGCCGCGGAACTGGGCGTCGATCTGAGCCTGGTGGAAGGTACAGGGCCCGGTGGACGCGTCAGGGAAGGGGACGTCAGAAAGGCTCATGAAGAAGGGCCGCCCGCGCCGAAAATTACTGCTCTGGCCATGGAGATGGCAATGCAGGAAGGCCTGGATATTGCCTCCATTCGAGGAACCGGTGAAGGAGGAAAAATCACGCGCGGGGACGTGGAGCGCTCGATGGCCGCTGAGACCAAAGAAGAACCGCCCCCTCCTGCGACGTCCATTCCGTTCACCGGTATGCGCAAAGCCATTGCGGTGAACATGCGATCCAGCCTGCAGAGCACGGCCCAGTTGACCACCTTTGTGGAAGTGGACGTGACTGAAATGGTGCGTTTTCGCGACCGTGTTCGGGAGGAATACAAAAGGGACGATTCGGTCCGAGTGTCTTACAATGACATCATCATACTCGCCGTATCCAGGGCGCTGAAGCGCTTTCCCATTATGAACTCTACGTTGTCGGGCGATGAAATTCTTGTCCATGATGCGGTGAACATGGGGGTTGCAGTGGCGTTGCCGGTAGGGCTCATTGTGCCCGTGCTGAGGAATGCGGACAGAAAGGGACTTCTCGAAATCGCACGGGATGCGCGCGAACTCGCCAGGAAAGCCCGCGAAGGCCGCCTGTGCGTGGACGAGGTCACCGGTGGAACCTTCACGGTAACCAACGTCAGCATGTTCGAGGTGGACGGAGTGACTCCGATTCTCAAACCTCCGGAGACCGGTATTCTCGGCGTCGGGCGTGTCAAGGAAAAGCCGGCGGTTTATAACGGTCAAATCACTATACGGTCCATGATGTTTCTGAGCCTGACCATCGACCACCAAGTGGTGGACGGCGCGCCTGCGGCCGAGTTCCTGCAAACCGTGAGCAGATATCTGGAGCAACCCTATTTGATCATGTCATGA
- a CDS encoding alpha-ketoacid dehydrogenase subunit beta has translation MRQILYNAAINEAMHEEMERDETVYMIGEECSQCVWGTSAGLSEKFGAHRIRDSAISEAAIIGSSVGAALAGYRPISYMMFADFMMCGADELLYKAAKWRFAHGGKVKIPLVVRAPIGGYSGIGAEHSQCMESWVWRTPGLKIAIPSNPYDAKGLLKTAIRDDNPVVFLEHKNLMGMEGPVPEETYTVPFGKAEIKREGTDVTIVATGYLVSVTLQVANLLQKEKGVNVEVIDPRTLEPLDLDTILASVKKTKGAIIVDEDTMRCGPGAEIGMQIMENAFDYLDAPVKRVAAKNYPIAGAYLEQFVLPQPQDIANAVAEVTGDSEPLNVAGRVATKGVF, from the coding sequence GTGAGACAGATCTTATACAACGCGGCTATAAACGAAGCCATGCATGAAGAAATGGAACGGGACGAGACCGTATACATGATCGGTGAGGAATGCAGCCAATGTGTCTGGGGGACGAGCGCAGGATTGAGCGAAAAGTTCGGCGCCCATCGAATTCGTGACTCGGCCATCAGTGAGGCGGCCATCATCGGTTCTTCCGTGGGAGCCGCTCTAGCCGGTTACAGGCCCATCTCCTACATGATGTTCGCTGACTTCATGATGTGCGGCGCGGATGAACTCCTGTACAAAGCAGCCAAATGGCGCTTTGCTCACGGCGGCAAGGTGAAGATCCCCTTGGTCGTCCGAGCGCCCATCGGCGGCTACTCGGGCATAGGAGCCGAGCATTCTCAATGCATGGAATCCTGGGTCTGGAGAACGCCCGGGCTGAAGATCGCCATCCCTTCGAATCCTTACGACGCCAAAGGGTTGCTGAAAACCGCCATCCGGGACGATAACCCGGTGGTATTTCTGGAACACAAGAACCTCATGGGCATGGAAGGCCCCGTCCCCGAAGAGACCTACACCGTGCCTTTCGGAAAGGCTGAAATCAAAAGGGAAGGCACGGACGTTACCATCGTGGCCACCGGCTATCTGGTTTCCGTGACGCTCCAGGTGGCGAATCTGCTGCAGAAAGAAAAAGGCGTCAACGTCGAGGTGATCGATCCCAGAACCCTCGAGCCTCTGGACTTGGACACCATCCTCGCGTCGGTGAAAAAGACCAAGGGCGCCATCATCGTGGACGAGGATACGATGCGTTGCGGACCGGGAGCCGAGATTGGGATGCAGATCATGGAGAACGCCTTCGACTATCTCGACGCTCCGGTCAAGCGGGTTGCAGCGAAGAATTATCCCATTGCCGGCGCGTATCTCGAGCAGTTCGTTCTGCCGCAACCGCAGGACATTGCCAACGCCGTGGCGGAAGTGACGGGTGACTCCGAACCCTTGAATGTCGCAGGTCGAGTTGCTACCAAGGGCGTGTTTTAA
- a CDS encoding thiamine pyrophosphate-dependent dehydrogenase E1 component subunit alpha — MEVTNELLIKLYTQLVRVRKLDEKMIECLFAGKLRTFFHSGQGQEAPGVALCAHLNDDDMVFYNHRSHGLNKCLPKGMPAKQILAEHFGRATGGGNGFAGFHYADLNLGLPGMGGMVAGELTLAAGAGIACQLRGKGQVVVSCFGDGATGRGPLHEGMLMAAAWKLPVIWFCENNLYAQWTRVNVTHPREDLSDLAQGYGIPAAIVDGQDVMAVYEAVGPAVERARSGKGPTFLEMKTYRFRPHAEGFPDFSVQTQGGMRPSTETEEWMRRDPVRLFKTSLMEKGVLTQDDVVRIDKEADDEMAEAERFSAESPWPDPKDFDKALYAD; from the coding sequence ATGGAGGTCACGAACGAACTTTTGATAAAGCTCTACACTCAACTGGTGCGCGTTCGAAAGCTCGATGAGAAGATGATCGAGTGCCTGTTTGCGGGCAAACTGCGCACTTTTTTTCACAGCGGCCAAGGGCAGGAGGCTCCCGGCGTCGCCCTGTGCGCGCACCTGAACGACGACGATATGGTCTTCTACAATCATCGCTCGCATGGTTTGAACAAGTGCTTGCCCAAGGGTATGCCCGCCAAACAGATCCTGGCCGAGCACTTTGGAAGAGCCACGGGGGGCGGCAATGGTTTTGCAGGCTTCCACTATGCGGATCTGAACCTGGGTCTTCCCGGAATGGGCGGCATGGTGGCGGGAGAACTCACGCTGGCCGCGGGCGCCGGCATCGCCTGCCAACTCCGAGGAAAGGGACAGGTCGTGGTGTCCTGCTTCGGGGATGGAGCCACGGGGAGAGGGCCCTTGCATGAAGGCATGCTCATGGCCGCCGCATGGAAGCTCCCTGTAATCTGGTTCTGTGAAAACAACCTATACGCCCAATGGACCAGAGTGAACGTGACGCACCCAAGAGAAGATCTGTCGGATCTAGCCCAAGGCTACGGCATACCGGCCGCCATTGTGGACGGCCAGGATGTGATGGCCGTGTACGAGGCGGTCGGTCCGGCCGTCGAACGAGCCCGATCGGGAAAGGGTCCCACGTTCCTCGAGATGAAAACCTACCGCTTCCGTCCCCATGCCGAGGGTTTCCCCGATTTTTCGGTTCAAACCCAGGGAGGCATGCGCCCTTCCACGGAAACAGAGGAGTGGATGCGGAGAGACCCCGTCCGGCTCTTCAAAACCTCTCTGATGGAAAAGGGAGTGCTCACTCAAGACGACGTCGTACGAATCGATAAGGAAGCCGACGACGAGATGGCCGAGGCGGAACGTTTTTCCGCCGAAAGTCCATGGCCGGATCCCAAGGATTTCGACAAAGCGCTCTATGCCGACTGA